A region of Micromonospora sp. WMMD882 DNA encodes the following proteins:
- a CDS encoding S8 family serine peptidase — translation MSGTRRSIGVGLALGLLLGGPAALPGTSPATAIGPGPTTTPAIGPGPTSTPGGGRPVTVTLLTGDRVTVAGKGVTVRPGPGRDGMTFLTRRSAGQLTVIPRDAAPLIRSGQVDQRLFDVAGLVAAGYDDARRDTLPLLLRYRGGAKRSGPAAAGTRVTRELPAIGGAAVTAAKDRAGAVWTTLTTGTSTTRVGTAEGVERIWLDGRRRVTLDRSVAQIGAPEAHRAGWTGRGVRVAVLDTGVDTTHPDLAGRVAQSRNFSDATDPDDTVGHGTHVASTIGGSGAGADGRYAGVAPDVTLFSGKVCESDWCTDSAILAGMQWAAVDLDATVVNVSLGGPDGPAVDPLEEAIENLTAQTGALFVVAAGNDGSDASVGSPGSADAALTVGAVDRDDTLADFSSRGPRPYDGGIKPDITAPGVGIVAARAAEGRIGQPVGERYVSLSGTSMATPHVAGAVALLAQQHPDANAGQLKALLMASARPHPEQTAYQQGAGRVDSAAAVGQQVTSDPPSVSFGTARWPHDDDTPVDRRVAYRNADDAPVTLTLTLEVTGPDGRPAPAGVFRLAAGQVTVPAGGRAEVTVTADTRVAGPDGHYTGRLVARAGTSTTVTPLAIDREVESYDLTVETLDLAGARTDDHFTDLYGLDGFLARGVYGADGLATVRLPKGRYGLVSASLPPDGDGFTLLAQPELVVDRDQRVTADARRSGPVRMTVPEPSAVPAMADVSVQFNGTDVGYGFGFGGADFTGVRTGPIGRKTSADRFAATLSGQWAHGEAEISPYLYATAETFGGALPNGFVKDYRRRDLAAVHQRFHAGTGTEADRAVFPAPENIWSASAIGVPTSLPGGRVEYVNTAPGLKWWSILETGERDADGWLEIQTSLLSPDTAYQAGRVYRDEWNAPPFGPTMGRPALGVVRFQDFIVVDIPTHSDARGHYGYSAASAERTRLYRGDDLVGESPYAGYGEFAVGPEPADYRVELTTERDFTDLSTVVTGSWTFRSAYADGDELVGHPLSAVRFTPRLDSSGAAPAGRAFTIPVTVQRQADTPAAPVTALTVDVSYDGGKSWQPANLRQQGDGWVATVRHPAKPGWVSLRAAVTTGDGGAAGHQVTQAYRLK, via the coding sequence GTGTCAGGAACACGGAGATCCATCGGCGTCGGGCTCGCGTTGGGCCTGCTGCTGGGCGGGCCCGCAGCGCTACCGGGCACGTCACCCGCGACCGCCATCGGCCCCGGCCCGACCACGACGCCCGCCATCGGTCCGGGGCCGACGTCCACCCCGGGCGGTGGCCGGCCGGTGACCGTCACGCTGCTCACCGGCGACCGGGTCACGGTGGCCGGCAAGGGCGTCACCGTCCGCCCCGGCCCCGGCCGGGACGGCATGACCTTCCTGACCCGGCGGTCGGCCGGTCAGCTCACCGTCATCCCCCGGGACGCGGCGCCGCTGATCCGCAGCGGCCAGGTCGACCAGCGGCTGTTCGACGTCGCCGGGCTGGTCGCCGCCGGGTACGACGACGCGCGGCGGGACACCCTGCCGTTGCTGCTGCGCTACCGGGGCGGAGCGAAACGGTCCGGCCCCGCCGCCGCGGGCACCCGGGTCACCCGGGAGCTGCCCGCGATCGGCGGCGCGGCCGTCACCGCTGCCAAGGACCGGGCCGGGGCGGTCTGGACGACGCTCACCACCGGTACGTCCACCACGCGCGTCGGCACTGCGGAGGGTGTCGAGCGGATCTGGTTGGACGGCCGGCGTCGGGTGACGTTGGACCGCAGCGTGGCGCAGATCGGCGCGCCGGAGGCGCACCGGGCCGGCTGGACCGGCCGGGGCGTCCGGGTGGCGGTGCTCGACACCGGCGTGGACACCACCCACCCGGACCTGGCCGGACGGGTCGCGCAGAGCCGCAACTTCAGCGACGCCACCGACCCGGACGACACGGTCGGTCACGGCACCCACGTGGCGTCCACCATCGGCGGCAGCGGGGCCGGCGCCGACGGCCGCTACGCCGGGGTCGCGCCGGACGTGACCCTGTTCTCCGGCAAGGTCTGCGAGAGCGACTGGTGCACCGACTCGGCGATCCTGGCCGGCATGCAGTGGGCCGCCGTCGACCTGGACGCGACGGTGGTGAACGTCAGCCTCGGCGGGCCCGACGGGCCGGCGGTCGACCCGCTGGAGGAGGCGATCGAGAACCTGACCGCGCAGACCGGCGCGCTGTTCGTGGTGGCCGCCGGCAACGACGGGTCCGACGCCTCGGTCGGCTCCCCGGGCAGCGCGGACGCCGCGTTGACCGTCGGCGCGGTCGACCGGGACGACACCCTGGCCGACTTCTCCAGCCGGGGCCCCCGCCCGTACGACGGCGGGATCAAGCCCGACATCACCGCGCCCGGCGTCGGCATCGTGGCGGCCCGGGCCGCCGAGGGGCGGATCGGCCAACCGGTCGGGGAGCGGTACGTGAGCCTCTCCGGCACCTCGATGGCCACCCCGCACGTGGCCGGCGCGGTGGCCCTGCTGGCCCAGCAGCACCCGGACGCCAACGCCGGGCAGCTCAAGGCGCTGCTGATGGCCTCGGCCCGGCCGCACCCCGAGCAGACCGCCTACCAGCAGGGCGCCGGCCGGGTCGACTCGGCCGCGGCGGTCGGCCAGCAGGTCACCAGCGACCCGCCCAGCGTCTCGTTCGGCACGGCGCGGTGGCCGCACGACGACGACACCCCGGTGGACCGGCGGGTCGCGTACCGGAACGCGGACGACGCCCCGGTGACGCTGACGCTGACCCTGGAGGTCACCGGCCCCGACGGCCGACCCGCGCCGGCCGGCGTGTTCCGGCTCGCCGCCGGCCAGGTCACCGTGCCGGCCGGTGGCCGGGCGGAGGTGACGGTGACCGCCGACACCCGGGTGGCCGGGCCGGACGGCCACTACACCGGACGGCTGGTGGCCCGCGCCGGCACGTCGACGACGGTGACCCCGTTGGCGATCGACCGGGAGGTGGAGAGCTACGACCTGACCGTCGAGACCCTCGACCTGGCCGGGGCCCGCACCGACGACCACTTCACCGACCTGTACGGCCTGGACGGTTTTCTGGCGCGCGGCGTCTACGGCGCCGACGGGCTGGCCACCGTGCGGCTGCCCAAGGGACGTTACGGGCTGGTCAGCGCGAGCCTGCCCCCGGACGGGGACGGGTTCACCCTGCTCGCCCAGCCGGAGCTGGTGGTCGACCGGGACCAGCGGGTCACCGCCGACGCCCGGCGGAGCGGGCCGGTCCGGATGACCGTGCCCGAGCCGTCCGCCGTGCCCGCGATGGCCGACGTGTCCGTCCAGTTCAACGGAACGGACGTGGGCTACGGATTCGGCTTCGGGGGTGCTGACTTCACCGGCGTCCGCACCGGCCCGATCGGTCGGAAGACCTCGGCGGACAGGTTCGCCGCCACGCTCTCCGGGCAGTGGGCGCACGGCGAGGCGGAAATCAGTCCGTACCTGTACGCGACGGCCGAGACCTTCGGTGGCGCGCTGCCGAACGGGTTCGTCAAGGACTACCGTCGACGCGACCTGGCCGCCGTCCACCAGCGGTTCCACGCCGGGACCGGCACGGAGGCCGACCGGGCGGTCTTCCCCGCGCCGGAGAACATCTGGTCGGCCTCGGCGATCGGCGTGCCCACCAGTCTGCCCGGCGGTCGGGTCGAGTACGTCAACACCGCGCCCGGCCTCAAGTGGTGGTCGATCCTGGAGACCGGGGAACGCGACGCCGACGGCTGGCTGGAGATCCAGACGAGCCTGTTGTCCCCGGACACCGCCTACCAGGCCGGTCGGGTCTACCGGGACGAGTGGAACGCGCCGCCCTTCGGGCCGACGATGGGCCGGCCGGCCCTGGGCGTGGTCCGCTTCCAGGACTTCATCGTGGTGGACATCCCGACGCACAGCGACGCCCGGGGCCACTACGGGTACTCCGCCGCCAGCGCCGAACGCACCCGGCTCTACCGGGGCGACGACCTGGTCGGGGAGAGCCCCTACGCCGGGTACGGGGAGTTCGCCGTCGGCCCGGAGCCCGCCGACTACCGGGTGGAGCTGACCACCGAGCGGGACTTCACCGACCTGAGCACCGTGGTGACCGGTAGCTGGACGTTCCGCTCGGCGTACGCCGACGGGGACGAGCTGGTCGGGCATCCGTTGTCGGCGGTCCGGTTCACGCCCCGGCTGGACTCCTCCGGCGCGGCGCCGGCCGGGCGGGCCTTCACGATTCCGGTGACCGTGCAGCGGCAGGCCGACACCCCGGCCGCCCCGGTCACCGCGCTCACCGTCGACGTGTCGTACGACGGCGGGAAGAGCTGGCAGCCGGCGAACCTGCGGCAGCAGGGCGACGGCTGGGTGGCGACGGTACGGCACCCGGCGAAGCCGGGCTGGGTGTCGCTGCGGGCCGCCGTCACCACCGGCGACGGTGGCGCCGCAGGCCACCAGGTCACCCAGGCGTACCGCCTGAAGTGA
- the dapD gene encoding 2,3,4,5-tetrahydropyridine-2,6-dicarboxylate N-succinyltransferase, with amino-acid sequence MTSAQSAWGIGLATVTAGDQVLDTWYPTGKLGLGELPLVPGEEHADVLDLPPGAIGDRALPGLRTVEVVTVIGSLDDPIKDTADAYLRLHLLSHRLARPNELNLDGVFGKLPNVAWTSAGPCPPERVDELRVIERAAGRHLAVYGVDKFPRMTDYVMPSGVRIADADRVRLGAHLAAGTTVMHEGFVNYNAGTLGASMVEGRISQGVVVGDGADVGGGASIMGTLSGGGTERISIGERSLIGANAGVGISLGDDCLVEAGCYVTAASKITLPDGRTVKARELSGVAGLLFWRNSVTGALEARPRAGQGITLNAALHAND; translated from the coding sequence GTGACGTCCGCACAGTCTGCCTGGGGCATCGGGTTGGCCACCGTGACCGCTGGTGACCAGGTGCTCGACACCTGGTACCCGACCGGGAAACTCGGCCTCGGCGAGCTGCCCCTGGTCCCCGGCGAGGAACACGCGGACGTGCTGGACCTGCCGCCCGGCGCGATCGGTGATCGCGCCCTGCCCGGTCTGCGTACGGTCGAGGTGGTCACCGTGATCGGCTCGCTGGACGACCCGATCAAGGACACCGCCGACGCGTACCTGCGACTGCATCTGCTCTCCCACCGCCTGGCGCGGCCCAACGAGCTGAACCTCGACGGCGTCTTCGGCAAGCTGCCGAACGTGGCCTGGACGTCCGCCGGACCGTGCCCGCCGGAGCGGGTGGACGAGCTGCGGGTGATCGAGCGGGCCGCCGGCCGCCACCTCGCCGTGTACGGGGTGGACAAGTTCCCCCGGATGACCGACTACGTCATGCCGTCCGGGGTGCGGATCGCCGACGCCGACCGGGTGCGGCTGGGCGCGCACCTCGCCGCCGGCACCACCGTCATGCACGAGGGGTTCGTGAACTACAACGCCGGCACGCTCGGCGCCTCGATGGTCGAGGGGCGGATCTCGCAGGGCGTGGTGGTCGGGGACGGCGCGGACGTCGGCGGCGGCGCGTCGATCATGGGCACCCTCTCCGGCGGCGGCACCGAGAGGATCAGCATCGGCGAGCGCAGCCTGATCGGGGCGAACGCCGGCGTGGGCATCTCGCTCGGTGACGACTGCCTGGTCGAGGCCGGCTGCTACGTCACCGCCGCGTCGAAGATCACCCTGCCGGACGGGCGGACGGTCAAGGCCCGCGAGCTGTCCGGGGTCGCCGGGCTGCTGTTCTGGCGCAACTCGGTCACCGGCGCGCTGGAGGCCCGCCCGCGCGCCGGTCAGGGCATCACCCTGAACGCCGCCCTGCACGCCAACGACTGA